Proteins encoded in a region of the Sphingomonas sp. HMP9 genome:
- a CDS encoding adenine phosphoribosyltransferase: MSDTEERNADLKALIRTIPDFPKPGIQFRDITTLLLDPTGWATAIERMVAAVSGPVDLVAGIEARGFLFAAALAAPLKAGVLLIRKDGKLPGATIAEDYALEYGTDRIAIHADAFAPGARVLLVDDLIATGGTARAAVRLLNKAGAVVTQAQFLVDLPDLGGAEALRADGIDATALIDFPGH; this comes from the coding sequence ATGTCCGATACCGAAGAGCGCAACGCCGACCTCAAAGCGCTGATCCGCACCATCCCGGACTTCCCCAAGCCCGGCATCCAGTTTCGCGACATCACCACCTTGCTGCTCGACCCGACCGGCTGGGCGACCGCGATCGAGCGGATGGTCGCGGCGGTCTCGGGCCCGGTCGATCTCGTTGCAGGTATCGAGGCGCGGGGCTTCCTGTTCGCGGCCGCGCTCGCCGCGCCGCTGAAGGCGGGCGTGTTGCTGATCCGCAAGGACGGCAAGCTCCCCGGCGCGACGATCGCCGAGGATTATGCGCTCGAATATGGCACTGACCGTATCGCGATCCACGCCGACGCCTTCGCGCCCGGCGCGCGCGTCCTGCTGGTCGACGATCTGATCGCCACCGGCGGCACCGCGCGGGCCGCGGTCCGCCTGCTCAACAAGGCGGGCGCGGTGGTCACGCAGGCGCAGTTCCTGGTCGACCTCCCCGATCTCGGCGGCGCGGAGGCGTTGCGCGCCGACGGCATCGACGCCACGGCCCTGATCGACTTCCCCGGCCACTGA
- a CDS encoding MaoC family dehydratase translates to MQYFEDIEVGRTASFGAYAVTREEVMDFAAKYDPQPFHLSDEAAAQTHFGRLSASGWHTCAMTMSMLVAHLKENQQAGLGSPGIDELKWVKPVYPGDTLRCETEILEKRASASRPEMGIFKSRMRVLNQDDVLVMTFVSNGLVQTRP, encoded by the coding sequence GTGCAGTATTTCGAGGATATCGAGGTCGGTCGGACCGCGTCGTTCGGCGCCTATGCCGTCACCCGCGAGGAGGTGATGGACTTCGCGGCGAAATACGATCCGCAGCCGTTTCACCTGTCGGACGAGGCTGCCGCGCAGACGCATTTCGGGCGGCTGTCGGCGAGCGGGTGGCATACCTGCGCGATGACGATGTCGATGCTGGTCGCGCACCTGAAGGAGAACCAGCAGGCGGGCCTTGGGTCACCCGGGATCGACGAGCTGAAGTGGGTAAAGCCGGTGTATCCGGGCGACACGCTGCGGTGCGAAACCGAGATCCTGGAGAAGCGCGCTTCGGCAAGCCGGCCGGAGATGGGAATCTTCAAGAGCCGGATGCGCGTGCTCAACCAGGACGATGTTCTGGTGATGACGTTCGTGTCGAACGGGCTGGTGCAGACGCGCCCATAG
- a CDS encoding cytochrome c1 has product MVRLIASLVGAAFVLVLGIALFGSVVGVITDPVAPTAESVAHKHPKELELASNGVFGKFDRRQLQRGFQVYKEVCSACHSLRLLSFRDLTQIGYTDPEVKAIANQWVIEQPSINPETGEPATRKNIPSDRFPSPFANEVAARAANNNALPPDLSLITKAREEGTAYVHSLLTGYTTQPAALLKEFPDIKTPEGLHYNPYFANLNIAMPPPLTSDGQVTYADGTKPTKEQMSTDVSAFLTWTAEPNLEARHAAGFASIIFILIFCGLAWGAYQNVWRDVKH; this is encoded by the coding sequence ATGGTTCGTCTCATCGCATCCCTGGTCGGCGCGGCCTTCGTGCTGGTGCTCGGCATCGCGCTCTTCGGCAGCGTGGTCGGGGTCATCACCGACCCCGTCGCGCCGACCGCGGAGAGCGTCGCGCACAAGCACCCCAAGGAACTCGAGCTCGCCTCGAACGGCGTGTTCGGCAAGTTCGACCGTCGCCAGCTCCAGCGCGGGTTCCAGGTCTACAAGGAAGTCTGCTCGGCCTGCCACTCGCTGCGGCTGCTCTCGTTCCGCGACCTGACCCAGATCGGCTATACCGACCCCGAGGTTAAGGCGATCGCCAACCAGTGGGTGATCGAACAGCCGTCGATCAACCCCGAGACCGGCGAGCCCGCGACACGCAAGAACATCCCGTCGGATCGCTTCCCGTCGCCGTTCGCCAACGAGGTTGCCGCCCGCGCCGCGAACAACAACGCGCTGCCGCCCGATCTCTCGCTGATCACCAAGGCGCGCGAGGAGGGGACCGCCTATGTCCACTCGCTGCTGACCGGCTACACGACGCAGCCTGCTGCGCTGCTGAAGGAATTCCCGGACATCAAGACGCCCGAGGGTCTCCATTACAACCCGTATTTCGCGAACCTCAACATCGCGATGCCGCCGCCGCTGACCTCGGATGGTCAGGTGACCTATGCGGACGGGACGAAGCCGACCAAGGAGCAGATGTCGACCGACGTGTCGGCGTTCCTGACCTGGACCGCCGAGCCCAACCTCGAGGCCCGCCACGCCGCCGGGTTCGCGTCGATCATCTTCATCCTGATCTTCTGCGGGCTTGCCTGGGGCGCGTATCAGAATGTCTGGCGCGACGTTAAGCATTGA
- a CDS encoding tRNA (cytidine(34)-2'-O)-methyltransferase has protein sequence MRIALYQPDIAGNVGAILRTAACMGIGVDLIEPMGFTWSEKAVARSGMDYVGAVDVVRHVDWDAFLAQVTGRIVLLTTKGAVRLDVAAFRDDDVLLMGSEGAGVPEEVHARADLRVLIPMQPGLRSMNISVATAIVAAEALRQTDGWPV, from the coding sequence ATGCGTATTGCCCTGTATCAGCCCGATATCGCCGGAAATGTCGGCGCCATCCTGCGCACTGCCGCGTGCATGGGGATCGGCGTAGACCTGATCGAACCGATGGGATTCACCTGGAGCGAAAAGGCCGTGGCGCGATCCGGCATGGACTATGTCGGCGCGGTCGACGTGGTGCGGCATGTCGATTGGGACGCCTTCCTGGCGCAAGTGACGGGGCGGATCGTGCTGCTGACGACGAAGGGCGCAGTGCGGCTGGATGTGGCCGCGTTTCGCGACGACGACGTGCTGCTGATGGGAAGCGAGGGCGCCGGCGTGCCCGAGGAGGTCCACGCGCGCGCCGACCTGCGCGTACTGATCCCGATGCAGCCTGGGTTGCGATCGATGAATATCTCGGTGGCCACGGCGATCGTCGCGGCCGAGGCGTTGCGCCAGACGGACGGCTGGCCGGTGTAA
- a CDS encoding cytochrome b: MSFPWAKQYEPKLPLTRWLDERLPVPRLVYNSLGGGYPVPRNLNYFWNFGVLAGAALAIQIITGIVLAMHYAANGAVAFDSVESIMRDVNAGWFLRYAHANGASMFFIVVYTHIFRGLYYGSYKAPREMVWLLGVVIFLLMMATAFMGYVLPWGQMSFWGAQVITGFFSAIPLVGDTIRIWLLGGFAPDNAALNRFFSLHYLLPFVIAGVIILHIWALHIPGSNNPTGVDVKGEQDTVPFHPYYTAKDGFGLGIFMLVFASLLFFFPNYLGHPDNYIPANPLSTPAHIVPEWYFWPFYAILRAFTADFILPAKLWGVLAMFGSILLLFFLPWLDSSPVRSMNYRPKARIAFWVLVADIFVLGYCGGAPANAFYVILSQICAAYYFAHFLIILPIISRSERPRPLPNSITEAVLANHGGTSPAHTALETSPTSSTPHAAH, encoded by the coding sequence ATGAGCTTTCCCTGGGCCAAGCAATACGAACCGAAGCTGCCGCTGACGCGGTGGCTGGATGAGCGACTTCCCGTTCCCCGGCTCGTCTATAATTCACTCGGCGGCGGCTATCCCGTCCCGCGCAACCTCAATTACTTCTGGAACTTCGGCGTCCTTGCCGGCGCCGCGCTCGCGATCCAGATCATCACCGGCATCGTGCTGGCGATGCATTATGCCGCCAACGGCGCGGTCGCGTTCGATTCGGTCGAAAGCATCATGCGCGACGTCAACGCGGGCTGGTTCCTGCGCTATGCGCACGCCAATGGCGCGTCGATGTTCTTTATCGTCGTCTACACGCACATCTTCCGCGGGCTCTATTACGGCTCGTACAAGGCACCGCGCGAGATGGTGTGGCTGCTCGGCGTGGTCATCTTCCTGCTGATGATGGCGACCGCGTTCATGGGGTACGTGCTTCCCTGGGGCCAGATGAGCTTCTGGGGCGCGCAGGTCATCACCGGGTTCTTTTCGGCGATCCCGCTGGTCGGCGACACCATCCGCATCTGGCTGCTGGGCGGATTCGCCCCCGACAACGCCGCGCTCAACCGCTTCTTCTCGCTGCATTACCTGCTGCCGTTCGTGATCGCGGGGGTCATCATCCTGCACATCTGGGCGCTGCACATCCCGGGGTCGAACAACCCGACCGGCGTCGACGTGAAGGGCGAGCAGGACACCGTCCCGTTCCACCCCTATTACACGGCCAAGGACGGCTTCGGGCTCGGCATCTTCATGCTGGTGTTCGCGAGCCTGTTGTTCTTCTTCCCGAACTATCTCGGCCACCCGGATAACTACATCCCGGCGAACCCGCTTTCGACGCCCGCGCACATCGTCCCCGAATGGTATTTCTGGCCGTTCTACGCGATCCTGCGCGCCTTCACCGCGGACTTCATCCTGCCGGCGAAGCTCTGGGGCGTGCTGGCGATGTTCGGCTCGATCCTGCTGCTGTTCTTCCTGCCCTGGCTGGACAGCTCGCCGGTGCGTTCGATGAACTATCGGCCCAAGGCGCGGATCGCGTTCTGGGTGCTGGTCGCCGATATCTTCGTGCTCGGCTATTGCGGTGGGGCGCCTGCGAATGCGTTCTACGTGATCCTCAGCCAGATCTGCGCGGCCTATTATTTCGCGCATTTCCTGATCATCCTGCCGATCATCTCGCGCTCCGAACGGCCGCGGCCGCTGCCCAACTCGATCACCGAGGCCGTGCTGGCCAATCATGGCGGGACCAGCCCTGCGCATACCGCCCTTGAGACGTCGCCGACGTCGTCCACGCCGCACGCCGCGCACTGA
- a CDS encoding alkaline phosphatase family protein — translation MIKTTALALLGLTLAGCAYPYTPPALAPITAPAPPSTAAAAMPGETRAPVTILVSIDGFRPDYLDRGGTPNLNRLRTGGVFAGMRPSFPSITFPNHWTLVTGLRPDRSGIIGNKMEDPARPGETFTMATDDPFWWSESSPIWVDAEKAGIRTATMFWPGANVAVGGTVKRDSHGAIDGGTRPEDWQQFNQQVSGTQRVNAVLDWMRRPAAIRPKLVTLYFDTVDSAGHADGPDSAGVTQAVADVDASIGALVDGLAALGQTANLVIVADHGMAATSSTRVVALDTIADKADYRTVEMGPYATMFAVPGHEAALEARLLKPHAHLQCWRKGEIPARFHYGRNPRVPSYLCLADVGWRVDTSAPTKASVGGMHGYDNMAPEMRALFIANGPAFARGKTIPSFDNVAIEPLLRDLIGLPAEAGLDGTDAPFQKVMQR, via the coding sequence ATGATCAAGACGACTGCGCTCGCACTCCTCGGACTGACGCTCGCCGGGTGCGCCTATCCGTACACGCCCCCTGCCCTGGCGCCGATTACTGCCCCCGCCCCGCCATCGACGGCAGCGGCGGCGATGCCCGGCGAGACACGCGCGCCGGTCACGATCCTGGTATCGATCGACGGCTTCCGGCCGGATTATCTCGATCGGGGCGGGACGCCCAACCTCAACCGCCTTCGCACAGGCGGGGTGTTCGCGGGCATGCGGCCGTCGTTCCCGAGCATCACCTTTCCCAATCACTGGACGCTGGTGACGGGCCTGCGTCCCGATCGCAGCGGGATCATCGGCAACAAGATGGAGGATCCGGCGCGACCGGGCGAGACCTTCACGATGGCGACCGACGATCCGTTCTGGTGGAGCGAGAGCTCGCCGATCTGGGTCGACGCGGAGAAGGCCGGGATCCGGACCGCAACGATGTTCTGGCCGGGCGCGAACGTGGCGGTCGGCGGCACGGTGAAGCGCGACAGCCACGGGGCGATCGACGGCGGCACGCGACCGGAGGACTGGCAGCAGTTCAACCAGCAGGTGTCGGGCACGCAGCGAGTCAATGCGGTGCTCGACTGGATGCGGCGGCCCGCGGCGATCCGCCCGAAGCTGGTGACGTTGTATTTCGATACGGTGGACAGCGCAGGCCATGCGGACGGGCCGGACAGCGCGGGTGTCACTCAGGCCGTGGCGGACGTCGATGCGAGCATCGGTGCGCTGGTCGACGGCCTCGCCGCGCTGGGACAGACGGCGAACCTTGTCATCGTCGCGGACCACGGCATGGCGGCGACGAGCAGCACCCGCGTCGTGGCGCTCGATACGATCGCGGACAAGGCGGACTATCGCACCGTCGAGATGGGGCCGTACGCGACAATGTTCGCGGTGCCGGGGCATGAGGCGGCGCTGGAGGCACGGTTGCTGAAGCCCCATGCGCACCTGCAGTGCTGGCGGAAGGGGGAAATCCCGGCGCGGTTCCATTACGGACGCAATCCGCGGGTGCCGAGCTATCTGTGCCTCGCCGATGTCGGCTGGCGGGTCGACACCAGCGCGCCGACCAAGGCGTCGGTCGGCGGGATGCATGGGTATGACAATATGGCGCCGGAGATGCGCGCGCTGTTCATCGCCAACGGGCCGGCGTTCGCACGCGGCAAGACGATCCCGAGCTTCGACAATGTCGCGATCGAGCCCTTGCTGCGCGACCTGATCGGACTGCCCGCCGAAGCGGGGCTGGACGGCACCGACGCGCCCTTCCAGAAGGTGATGCAACGATAA
- the petA gene encoding ubiquinol-cytochrome c reductase iron-sulfur subunit, with amino-acid sequence MVPPGESPEPFHEEAHDPRRRDFINIAAVSFAGVGAVAIVLPLINQMNPSADVLAQSTTEIDLSKILPGQAIKTSFRKQPLFVRNLTPKEISEADAVDISTLRDPQTLEQRTKAGKKNWLITLGVCTHLGCVPLGAGEGENKGPFGGYFCPCHGSAYDTAARIRKGPAPSNLHVPDYAFNSDTVVTVG; translated from the coding sequence ATGGTTCCTCCCGGCGAATCGCCAGAGCCGTTTCACGAAGAGGCCCATGACCCTCGCCGCCGTGATTTCATCAACATTGCCGCCGTCTCCTTCGCCGGCGTCGGCGCCGTCGCGATCGTCCTGCCGCTCATCAACCAGATGAACCCCTCGGCCGACGTGCTCGCGCAGTCGACCACCGAGATCGACCTGTCGAAGATCCTCCCCGGCCAGGCGATCAAGACGTCGTTCCGCAAGCAGCCTTTGTTCGTGCGCAACCTGACGCCGAAGGAAATCTCGGAAGCCGACGCGGTCGACATCTCGACGCTGCGCGATCCGCAGACGCTGGAACAGCGGACCAAGGCGGGCAAGAAGAACTGGCTGATCACGCTCGGCGTCTGCACGCATCTCGGCTGCGTCCCGCTCGGCGCGGGCGAGGGCGAGAACAAGGGCCCGTTCGGCGGCTATTTCTGCCCGTGCCACGGCTCGGCCTACGACACCGCCGCGCGCATCCGCAAAGGCCCCGCTCCGTCGAACCTCCACGTTCCGGACTATGCCTTCAATTCCGACACCGTCGTCACGGTAGGCTGA
- a CDS encoding excalibur calcium-binding domain-containing protein produces MERSFIAVTAIASTLMFAGVWKATEPPPIAAPALVDTRPRPDPAVTAPPASTRPMVAPARRVADAEPYNIDRPAYGSSTPARQSTSAPSESAVHYGGCRDVRAAGAAPLYRGQPGYRAGMDGDGDGIACEDYR; encoded by the coding sequence ATGGAGCGTTCCTTTATCGCGGTCACTGCGATCGCCTCGACATTGATGTTTGCCGGTGTCTGGAAAGCCACCGAACCGCCGCCGATCGCAGCCCCGGCGCTCGTCGATACCAGACCGCGGCCCGATCCGGCGGTCACAGCGCCGCCCGCGTCGACGCGCCCTATGGTCGCACCGGCCCGGCGCGTAGCCGACGCCGAGCCCTACAATATCGATCGGCCGGCCTATGGATCGTCGACACCGGCCCGCCAATCGACCAGCGCCCCGTCCGAAAGCGCGGTGCATTACGGCGGATGCCGCGACGTGCGAGCGGCGGGCGCCGCGCCGCTCTACCGCGGCCAGCCGGGCTATCGTGCCGGCATGGACGGTGACGGCGACGGGATAGCCTGCGAGGACTATCGCTGA